From Ischnura elegans chromosome 13 unlocalized genomic scaffold, ioIscEleg1.1 SUPER_13_unloc_1, whole genome shotgun sequence, a single genomic window includes:
- the LOC124172064 gene encoding zinc finger protein 2 homolog, which produces MLESDLDEGDECSDAGTKVIIKEEEAADDSAGSSAGTKECIRDAIEETSQFACSVKMTEIYIPVPDCQLPRANIVFNEKEEKEELLNEENYPAFISPNAVGTSSDAVDPLEVDDEPLFTEDKKLIGNSEMTNDSMTESIGLSTPDQVLVETTATSYLLEERNVWNDLNDDCIGSSACVTHIQSKTVASPCWDGTSVMDKDLKESIAHHADKVLPNSIPDDGHSYMKHIPASRNSGNGVTMNVFGGRGDAPNITDSLRLIRVGESRRSGVEAVRGDNEAISNRFIKSPRNGKNSNENLNYCSHCRYGFNTNDDLIKHMEIHSGTSNLDPNDESSMGKDESFTVPASREESNNSCESSTSETLMGLKRKRRGPMQKVNTPVLEICGGIGERKTAERVGSSDGDGKPYTKNMSSESTTSCARNLRNDALGGAKGGRFNCSVCNKSFRLRSGLSNHMRSHKERKRYPCTICTKSFASKSRITQHMRTHTKEKPFSCSDCAKSFSLKWNLITHLRTHKGEKPFSCNYCAKAFASKAKLIQHLRTHTGEKPFSCNYCAKAFSINEKLILHLRVHTGEKPFSCNYCSKAYTAKNALVQHMHMHTGEKPFSCNYCAKAFSIKEKLILHLRLHTGEKPFSCNYCSKAYTRKNTLIQHMYTHTGEKPFSCNYCAKTFTRKDSLILHSRVHTGERPFTCEICSKSFASKSHITKHMRSHTQEKPFSCSDCAKSFSLKCSLMKHLRTHTGEKPFSCNHCAKAFSRKDKLIQHSRHSRVHTGEKPFSCNYCAKTFTRKDSLIQHIHMHTG; this is translated from the exons ATCATCAAAGAGGAGGAGGCAGCTGATGACAGTGCGGGATCTTCTGCTGGCACAAAAGAATGTATTCGAGATGCGATTGAAGAAACTTCACAGTTTGCATGCTCCGTTaaaatgactgaaatatacattcctgtgccagactgccaATTACCCAGAGCCAATAttgtg TTTAatgagaaagaggagaaggaagagCTCCTCAATGAGGAGAATTATCCTGCATTTATCTCACCGAATGCAGTTGGCACCTCAAGTGATGCTGTGGACCCCCTGGAAGTTGATGACGAG CCTTTGTTTACAGAGGACAAAAAACTGATCGGTAATTCTGAAATGACCAATGACTCTATGACTGAGTCTATAG ggctgTCAACTCCTGACCAAGTGCTGGTAGAAACAACAGCAACTTCATACCTGCTGGAAGAAAGAAATGTATGGAATGACCTTAACGATGACTGTATAGGTTCATCAGCCTGTGTGACACACATTCAATCCAAGACTGTGGCATCCCCATGTTGGGATGGAACGAGTGTGATGGACAAAGATTTGAAAGAAAGCATTGCTCATCATGCTGATAAGGTACTGCCtaactcaattcctgatgatggacaCAGTTATATGAAACACATTCCAGCATCTAGAAACAGTGGAAATGGAGTCACAATGAATGTTTTTGGGGGTAGAGGTGACGCACCAAATATCACTGATAGCCTTAGGTTAATCAGAGTAGGTGAAAGCAGAAGAAGTGGAGTTGAGGCGGTCAGGGGAGACAATGAAGCGATAAGTAATCGCTTCATTAAAAGTcctagaaatggtaaaaattcaaatgaaaacttaaattatTGCTCCCACTGCAGATATGGATTCAACACCAATGATGATCTGATCaaacacatggaaattcattctgGTACCAGCAATTTGGATCCTAATGATGAATCATCTATGGGAAAAGATGAGTCTTTTACAGTCCCCGCATCaagagaagaaagtaataattcttGTGAGTCGTCCACCTCCGAGACATTGATGGGGttgaaaaggaaaagacgagggcCGATGCAAAAAGTAAATACGCCTGTTTTAGAAATCTGTGGTGGAATTGGAGAGAGGAAAACTGCGGAACGAGTGGGAAGTTCTGATGGGGATGGAAAACCATACACGAAGAATATGTCCTCAGAGTCCACCACCTCTTGCGCGAGAAACCTCAGAAATGATGCGCTAGGAGGCGCAAAAGGAGGGCGTTTCAATTGCAGCGTCTGCAACAAGTCGTTCCGGCTGAGGAGCGGTCTTAGCAatcacatgcgttcgcacaaggaAAGAAAACGTTATCCGTGTACGATCTGCACAAAGTCTTTCGCTTCGAAGTCTCGCATAACCCAACACATGCGCACGCACACgaaagagaagcctttttcatgtagtgattgcgcgaagtctttctctcttaaatGGAACCTCATAACGCATTTGCGCACCCACAAGggggagaagcccttttcgtgcaattattgcgcaaaggctTTTGCTAGTAAGGCGAAACTCATACAACATTTGCGCacccacacaggggagaagcctttttcttgcaattattgcgcaaaggctTTCAGCATAAATGAGAAACTCATCCTACACttgcgtgtacacacaggggagaagccgttttcgtgcaattattgctcaAAGGCTTACACTGCAAAaaatgcactcgtccaacacatGCATAtgcacacaggggagaagcctttttcgtgcaattattgtgCGAAGGCTTTCAGTATAAAGGAGAAACTCATCCTACACTTACGtctacacacaggggagaagcccttttcgtgcaattattgctcaaaggcttacactagaaaaaataCACTCATCCAACACATGTATacgcacacaggggagaagcctttttcatgtaattattgtgcaaagactttcactagaaaggacAGTCTCATCCtgcactcgcgtgtacacacaggggagagaCCGTTTACATGCGAGATCTGCAGCAAGTCTTTTGCCTCGAAGTCTCACATTACTAAACACATGCGCTCGCACACGCAAGAGAAACCATTTTCATGCAGTGATTGCGcaaagtctttctctcttaaatGCAGCCTCATGAAACATTTGCGCacccacacaggggagaagcctttttcgtgcaatcattGCGCAAAGGCTTTCTCCAGAAAGGACAAactcatccaacactcgcgt cactcgcgtgtacacacaggagagaagcctttttcatgtaattattgtgcaaagactttcactagaaaggacAGTCTCATCCAACACATCCATATGCACACAGGATAG